The Streptomyces laurentii genome contains a region encoding:
- a CDS encoding oxidoreductase (Flavin containing amine oxidoreductase; pfam01593;~identified by MetaGeneAnnotator; putative;~oxidoreductase [Streptomyces griseoflavus Tu4000]), protein MRDYSDVVVVGAGIAGLAAAHQLTTAGLSVTVLEAAPHVGGRLATDVVDGFRLDRLGPLFTSPEVAGVPLRPFTPGVLVHQDGRYGRWGAPHARWSPRGTTGGRGAAVPWGTTGARSTTGVRAAGGGARGVARALAGAPRNPAASLDQARLGASLVRLATTPAQRILTRAERTAREALTVRLPGRTVHGVLRPLLGALLGDPDMATSSRRADLALRSFARGRLGVPEGGSGALLERLVAALPPGTVRTGVRVTEASISRVTTAEHGVFRCRSVVVATGGRSAAELLPGLRVPEYRAATVVHHAAPLAPMSEPVLLLESDPGGPVAYTAVMSAVDPARAPAGRALVTSTVLGGPPDGDDTERRVRKHLATLYGVSTDDWEPLAVRHTRDAFPVMRPPFDPERPVRVLSGLYVCGDHRATGTPFGALTSAGRAATALLADLGARPAEPSRPDASAA, encoded by the coding sequence GTGCGCGACTACTCGGACGTCGTCGTGGTGGGAGCCGGAATCGCCGGTCTCGCGGCGGCTCATCAGCTGACCACGGCGGGGCTCTCGGTCACGGTCCTGGAGGCCGCGCCGCACGTCGGCGGCCGGCTGGCGACCGACGTCGTCGACGGCTTCCGGCTGGACCGGCTCGGGCCGCTGTTCACGTCGCCGGAGGTGGCGGGCGTCCCGTTGCGGCCGTTCACGCCGGGTGTGCTGGTGCATCAGGACGGACGGTACGGACGGTGGGGCGCGCCGCACGCGCGCTGGAGCCCACGGGGCACGACGGGTGGCCGGGGCGCGGCGGTGCCGTGGGGCACGACGGGCGCACGGAGCACGACCGGCGTACGGGCCGCGGGCGGCGGCGCCCGCGGGGTGGCGCGCGCGCTGGCCGGCGCGCCCCGCAATCCGGCGGCGTCGCTGGACCAGGCGCGGCTCGGCGCCTCGCTGGTGCGGCTCGCCACGACGCCGGCGCAGCGGATCCTGACCCGCGCCGAGCGGACGGCCCGGGAGGCCCTGACGGTCCGGCTGCCCGGCCGTACGGTCCACGGGGTGCTGCGTCCGCTGCTCGGCGCGCTGCTGGGCGATCCGGACATGGCGACGTCCAGCCGGCGCGCGGATCTGGCGCTGCGGTCCTTCGCGCGGGGCCGGCTGGGAGTACCCGAGGGCGGTTCGGGCGCGCTGCTGGAGCGGCTGGTGGCGGCGCTGCCGCCGGGCACGGTGCGGACCGGGGTGCGGGTCACGGAGGCGTCGATCTCGCGGGTGACGACGGCGGAGCACGGGGTGTTCCGGTGCCGTTCGGTGGTGGTGGCGACGGGCGGCCGGTCGGCGGCGGAGCTGCTGCCGGGGCTGCGGGTGCCGGAGTACCGGGCGGCGACGGTGGTGCACCACGCGGCACCGCTGGCGCCGATGTCCGAGCCGGTGCTGCTCCTGGAATCGGATCCGGGCGGCCCGGTGGCGTACACGGCGGTGATGAGCGCGGTCGATCCGGCACGGGCCCCGGCGGGCCGGGCCCTGGTCACGTCGACGGTGCTGGGCGGGCCGCCGGACGGCGACGACACCGAGCGCCGGGTGCGCAAGCATCTGGCGACGCTGTACGGGGTGTCCACGGACGACTGGGAGCCGCTGGCGGTGCGGCACACCCGGGACGCGTTCCCGGTGATGCGCCCGCCGTTCGACCCCGAGCGCCCGGTACGGGTCCTGTCGGGCCTGTACGTGTGCGGTGACCACCGGGCGACGGGCACCCCGTTCGGCGCGCTCACGTCCGCCGGCCGCGCCGCCACCGCGCTCCTCGCGGACCTGGGCGCGCGTCCGGCCGAGCCGTCCCGGCCGGACGCGTCGGCGGCGTAG
- a CDS encoding regulatory protein (TPR motif;~Tetratricopeptide repeat domain; typically contains34 amino acids [WLF]-X(2)-[LIM]-[GAS]-X(2)-[YLF]-X(8)-[ASE]-X(3)-[FYL]-X(2)-[ASL]-X(4)-[PKE] is the consensus sequence; found in a variety of organisms including bacteria, cyanobacteria, yeast, fungi; cl02429;~binding surface;~identified by MetaGeneAnnotator; putative;~regulatory protein [Streptomyces cattleya NRRL 8057 = DSM46488]), producing MTERPSQRMPNRQLAALIAEAGFSNAGLARRVDQLGLEHGLDLRYDKTSVTRWLRGQQPRGTTPALIAEVFTRRLGRRLSAQDLGLDACAPVYAGLEFAATPEEAVDIVSGLWRKDSGSHAELRKIAFTPAGLVVPSRDWLIGRADERVARGDPGGGAPGASGGGTGSGTGAEPRVPPQGRYGLPRQRGTDRGPGQRVSSGDIAALRSVGELFRTLDQAYGGGHARQALVRYLEHEAEPMLRGTYGESVGRRLFGAVADLTRLAGWTSYDIAAHGLAQRYFVQALRLAQAAGDRAYGSYVLITMSHQAVYLGHGREAVQLARVAQQGVGSAAPPVVQALLHAVEARGHGVLGEARACGAALARAERALDAARPGDEVPYWAKFYDEAQLADDFGHCHRDLQQYRAAAQHAERALQLRGPGHARSRLFCRVVLASARLALGELDQACALGAEAAQQAAEMRSARAVEYVRDFERRLEPYRDAPAVRTYRDRVAALG from the coding sequence ATGACGGAACGACCCTCGCAGCGCATGCCGAACCGCCAGCTCGCCGCGCTCATCGCCGAAGCCGGCTTCTCGAACGCGGGTCTCGCCAGGCGGGTGGACCAGCTCGGCCTGGAGCACGGACTCGACCTGCGGTACGACAAGACCTCGGTGACCCGATGGCTGCGCGGCCAGCAGCCACGCGGCACCACCCCGGCCCTGATCGCCGAGGTCTTCACCCGCCGGCTCGGCCGCCGGCTGTCCGCCCAGGACCTGGGACTCGACGCCTGCGCGCCCGTCTACGCGGGCCTGGAGTTCGCCGCGACCCCCGAGGAGGCCGTCGACATCGTCAGCGGCCTGTGGCGCAAGGACTCCGGCAGCCACGCCGAACTGCGCAAGATCGCCTTCACCCCGGCCGGGCTCGTCGTGCCCAGCCGCGACTGGCTGATCGGCCGCGCCGACGAGCGCGTGGCCCGCGGTGATCCGGGCGGCGGGGCGCCGGGCGCTTCCGGCGGAGGCACCGGATCCGGTACGGGTGCCGAGCCGCGGGTCCCGCCGCAGGGCCGGTACGGGCTGCCCCGCCAGCGCGGCACCGACCGGGGCCCCGGACAGCGGGTCTCCAGCGGCGACATCGCCGCGCTGCGCTCCGTCGGCGAACTGTTCCGCACCCTCGACCAGGCCTACGGCGGCGGCCACGCCCGCCAGGCCCTGGTCCGCTACCTCGAACACGAGGCCGAGCCGATGCTGCGCGGCACCTACGGCGAGAGCGTCGGGCGCCGGCTGTTCGGCGCGGTCGCCGACCTCACCCGGCTGGCCGGCTGGACCTCGTACGACATCGCCGCGCACGGGCTCGCCCAGCGGTACTTCGTCCAGGCGCTGAGGCTCGCCCAGGCCGCCGGCGACCGGGCGTACGGCTCGTACGTCCTCATCACCATGAGTCACCAGGCCGTCTACCTCGGGCACGGCCGCGAGGCCGTCCAGCTCGCCCGGGTCGCCCAGCAGGGCGTCGGCTCGGCCGCGCCGCCCGTCGTCCAGGCCCTGCTGCACGCGGTCGAGGCGCGCGGGCACGGCGTGCTCGGCGAGGCGCGCGCCTGCGGGGCGGCCCTCGCCCGCGCCGAACGCGCGCTGGACGCGGCCAGGCCGGGCGACGAGGTGCCGTACTGGGCCAAGTTCTACGACGAGGCCCAGCTCGCCGACGACTTCGGGCACTGCCACCGCGACCTCCAGCAGTACCGGGCCGCGGCCCAGCACGCCGAACGCGCGCTCCAGCTCCGCGGCCCCGGCCACGCCCGCAGCCGGCTGTTCTGCCGGGTGGTGCTCGCCTCGGCCCGGCTCGCGCTCGGCGAGCTGGACCAGGCGTGCGCCCTCGGCGCGGAGGCGGCGCAGCAGGCCGCGGAGATGCGGTCGGCGCGGGCGGTGGAGTACGTACGCGACTTCGAACGCCGCCTGGAGCCGTACCGCGACGCCCCCGCGGTCCGCACCTACCGCGACCGGGTGGCCGCGCTGGGCTGA
- a CDS encoding lipoyltransferase (identified by MetaGeneAnnotator; putative;~lipoate-protein ligase B; Provisional;~lipoyltransferase [Streptomyces hygroscopicus subsp. jinggangensis TL01]): protein MAVSELRFVRVGFGEDAVDYQVAWDKQREVHAARFADEIEDTCLLLEHPPVYTAGRRTEDSERPLDGTPVVDVDRGGKITWHGPGQLVGYPIMKLPRPVDVVAHVRRLEEALIRTAAGFGLETTRIEGRSGVWVLGDPVESRPAIGGLSLDLAPGIEPAADPRLTDSEFDPRLNGPEYAPSNAGQRREDRKLAAIGIRVAKGVTMHGFSFNVNPDNTWFDRIIPCGIRDAGVASLANELGRDITIEEVLPVVERHLRDVMAEATPKPRDVEAEQRAVHEHERASA, encoded by the coding sequence ATGGCCGTGAGTGAGCTGCGATTCGTCCGTGTGGGCTTCGGCGAGGACGCCGTCGACTACCAGGTGGCGTGGGACAAGCAGCGCGAGGTGCACGCCGCCCGGTTCGCGGACGAGATCGAGGACACCTGCCTGCTCCTCGAACACCCGCCCGTGTACACCGCCGGCCGGCGCACCGAGGACAGCGAACGACCGCTGGACGGGACGCCCGTGGTGGACGTGGACCGCGGCGGCAAGATCACCTGGCACGGCCCCGGCCAGCTGGTCGGCTACCCGATCATGAAGCTGCCCCGCCCGGTCGACGTGGTCGCGCACGTGCGCCGCCTGGAGGAGGCGCTGATCCGTACCGCCGCCGGCTTCGGCCTGGAGACCACCCGCATCGAGGGCCGCAGCGGCGTCTGGGTGCTCGGCGACCCCGTCGAGTCCCGCCCGGCGATCGGCGGCCTGTCTCTGGACCTCGCCCCCGGGATCGAGCCGGCGGCCGACCCCCGGCTCACGGACAGCGAGTTCGACCCGCGGCTCAACGGCCCCGAGTACGCCCCGTCCAACGCCGGCCAGCGCCGCGAGGACCGCAAGCTCGCGGCCATCGGCATCCGGGTCGCCAAGGGCGTGACGATGCACGGCTTCTCGTTCAACGTGAACCCGGACAACACCTGGTTCGACCGGATCATCCCGTGCGGCATCCGCGACGCCGGCGTCGCCTCGCTCGCGAACGAACTGGGCCGCGACATCACGATCGAGGAAGTCCTCCCGGTCGTCGAACGGCATCTGCGCGACGTGATGGCCGAGGCGACGCCGAAGCCGCGGGACGTCGAGGCGGAACAGCGGGCCGTACACGAGCACGAGCGGGCCTCGGCCTGA